One genomic region from Rosa rugosa chromosome 1, drRosRugo1.1, whole genome shotgun sequence encodes:
- the LOC133724689 gene encoding pentatricopeptide repeat-containing protein At1g12775, mitochondrial-like isoform X1 produces the protein MTSGNVMPKTETCNELLSLFSKLNRTERAWVLYDEMFGLKIKSSVCTFNIMINVLCKEGKLNKAKEFLGFMEILGTKPTVVTYNTIIHGFCLRGRVGGAQMIFGAMKGRGVQPDSYTYGLLISGMCKERRLDEASGLFDKMLEIGLLPSAVTYNTLIDGYCNKGDLDRAFGYRDEMVKKGIMPTVSTYNLLIHGLFMEGRASEADCMVREMEEKGMVPDAITYNILINGSAQVPSSLAYCDLDSEINHLWYTHFVARKIFIGGLTKNTTLGSWRIAASEV, from the exons ATGACGAGTGGAAATGTTATGCCTAAGACTGAGACTTGTAATGAATTGTTGAGTTTGTTTTCGAAATTGAATCGAACCGAGAGGGCTTGGGTTTTGTATGATGAGATGTTTGGGTTGAAGATCAAGTCCAGTGTTTGTACTTTTAACATCATGATTAATGTGTTGTGCAAAGAAGGCAAATTGAACAAGGCAAAGGAGTTTCTTGGGTTTATGGAGATTTTGGGGACTAAGCCTACTGTTGTTACTTATAATACTATCATTCATGGGTTTTGTTTGAGAGGCAGAGTTGGAGGGGCTCAGATGATTTTTGGTGCTATGAAAGGGAGAGGAGTTCAGCCGGATTCTTACACGTATGGATTGCTTATTAGTGGGATGTGTAAGGAGAGAAGGCTTGATGAAGCGTCTGGTCTTTTTGATAAAATGCTGGAAATTGGGCTGCTTCCGAGTGCTGTTACTTATAACACCCTGattgatggttattgcaataaGGGTGACCTGGACAGGGCTTTCGGTTATAGAGATGAGATGGTGAAGAAGGGTATAATGCCGACGGTGTCAACGTACAATTTGTTGATTCATGGATTGTTTATGGAAGGTAGGGCGAGTGAAGCTGATTGTATGGTTAGAGAAATGGAAGAGAAGGGAATGGTTCCTGATGCCATTACGTATAATATCCTTATTAATGGCTCAGCTCAG gtGCCAAGTAGTTTAGCTTATTGTGATTTGGACTCGGAAATCAATCATCTATGGTACACTCATTTCGTGGCAAG AAAGATATTCATCGGAGGCTTGACAAAGAACACCACCTTGG
- the LOC133724689 gene encoding pentatricopeptide repeat-containing protein At2g15630, mitochondrial-like isoform X2, producing the protein MTSGNVMPKTETCNELLSLFSKLNRTERAWVLYDEMFGLKIKSSVCTFNIMINVLCKEGKLNKAKEFLGFMEILGTKPTVVTYNTIIHGFCLRGRVGGAQMIFGAMKGRGVQPDSYTYGLLISGMCKERRLDEASGLFDKMLEIGLLPSAVTYNTLIDGYCNKGDLDRAFGYRDEMVKKGIMPTVSTYNLLIHGLFMEGRASEADCMVREMEEKGMVPDAITYNILINGSAQVPSSLAYCDLDSEINHLWYTHFVASS; encoded by the exons ATGACGAGTGGAAATGTTATGCCTAAGACTGAGACTTGTAATGAATTGTTGAGTTTGTTTTCGAAATTGAATCGAACCGAGAGGGCTTGGGTTTTGTATGATGAGATGTTTGGGTTGAAGATCAAGTCCAGTGTTTGTACTTTTAACATCATGATTAATGTGTTGTGCAAAGAAGGCAAATTGAACAAGGCAAAGGAGTTTCTTGGGTTTATGGAGATTTTGGGGACTAAGCCTACTGTTGTTACTTATAATACTATCATTCATGGGTTTTGTTTGAGAGGCAGAGTTGGAGGGGCTCAGATGATTTTTGGTGCTATGAAAGGGAGAGGAGTTCAGCCGGATTCTTACACGTATGGATTGCTTATTAGTGGGATGTGTAAGGAGAGAAGGCTTGATGAAGCGTCTGGTCTTTTTGATAAAATGCTGGAAATTGGGCTGCTTCCGAGTGCTGTTACTTATAACACCCTGattgatggttattgcaataaGGGTGACCTGGACAGGGCTTTCGGTTATAGAGATGAGATGGTGAAGAAGGGTATAATGCCGACGGTGTCAACGTACAATTTGTTGATTCATGGATTGTTTATGGAAGGTAGGGCGAGTGAAGCTGATTGTATGGTTAGAGAAATGGAAGAGAAGGGAATGGTTCCTGATGCCATTACGTATAATATCCTTATTAATGGCTCAGCTCAG gtGCCAAGTAGTTTAGCTTATTGTGATTTGGACTCGGAAATCAATCATCTATGGTACACTCATTTCGTGGCAAG CTCATAG
- the LOC133724689 gene encoding pentatricopeptide repeat-containing protein At2g15630, mitochondrial-like isoform X3 has protein sequence MTSGNVMPKTETCNELLSLFSKLNRTERAWVLYDEMFGLKIKSSVCTFNIMINVLCKEGKLNKAKEFLGFMEILGTKPTVVTYNTIIHGFCLRGRVGGAQMIFGAMKGRGVQPDSYTYGLLISGMCKERRLDEASGLFDKMLEIGLLPSAVTYNTLIDGYCNKGDLDRAFGYRDEMVKKGIMPTVSTYNLLIHGLFMEGRASEADCMVREMEEKGMVPDAITYNILINGSAQVPIAFNCIVELDSE, from the coding sequence ATGACGAGTGGAAATGTTATGCCTAAGACTGAGACTTGTAATGAATTGTTGAGTTTGTTTTCGAAATTGAATCGAACCGAGAGGGCTTGGGTTTTGTATGATGAGATGTTTGGGTTGAAGATCAAGTCCAGTGTTTGTACTTTTAACATCATGATTAATGTGTTGTGCAAAGAAGGCAAATTGAACAAGGCAAAGGAGTTTCTTGGGTTTATGGAGATTTTGGGGACTAAGCCTACTGTTGTTACTTATAATACTATCATTCATGGGTTTTGTTTGAGAGGCAGAGTTGGAGGGGCTCAGATGATTTTTGGTGCTATGAAAGGGAGAGGAGTTCAGCCGGATTCTTACACGTATGGATTGCTTATTAGTGGGATGTGTAAGGAGAGAAGGCTTGATGAAGCGTCTGGTCTTTTTGATAAAATGCTGGAAATTGGGCTGCTTCCGAGTGCTGTTACTTATAACACCCTGattgatggttattgcaataaGGGTGACCTGGACAGGGCTTTCGGTTATAGAGATGAGATGGTGAAGAAGGGTATAATGCCGACGGTGTCAACGTACAATTTGTTGATTCATGGATTGTTTATGGAAGGTAGGGCGAGTGAAGCTGATTGTATGGTTAGAGAAATGGAAGAGAAGGGAATGGTTCCTGATGCCATTACGTATAATATCCTTATTAATGGCTCAGCTCAGGTACCTATCGCATTCAATTGTATTGTTGAACTTGATTCAGAATGA